A region from the Lycium barbarum isolate Lr01 chromosome 8, ASM1917538v2, whole genome shotgun sequence genome encodes:
- the LOC132607033 gene encoding protein PSK SIMULATOR 1-like — translation MVGFARMGWLSTTDNNKSSKISDEANKMGILAFETAKIMSRLLCLYKSLSDSEISKLKTEMKSRGVAYLNSKDEGFLLSLACAERLEDLDKAAAAVARLGHKCNDFGLNRFDLVYTDLKLGIIDFGKLEYGSKEIEKRVDKMEKLINATSGLYAALENLTELEISERKMKQWKERKASGQLQKVNLDMFNQRLEQQRKQVRQFREISLWSQTFDKSVGHMARIVCIIYARICLVFGPYIPVLPFLSLRNMRSSQQKEILKVQPENCLIEPIREQIISRSGPIPTTSKPTLVRFYSRKSIFFLCEDEGFGSEKLAKNNRVFHAAGPSTVGGSGLALRYANVITLVEKYSNPSEAVDVNSRENLYQMLPGNLKRTVRAKLSRNLKCMDEDESLAEGWRDALKHIMEWLAPMAHNTINWQLARNLEKTKFDIKPSVLLLQTLHYSDKEKTEAAIADILVGLSCICKCENRQWSES, via the coding sequence ATGGTTGGTTTTGCAAGAATGGGTTGGCTCAGTACAACAGACAACAATAAGAGCTCAAAAATATCAGATGAGGCCAATAAAATGGGAATCTTAGCATTCGAGACTGCGAAAATCATGTCAAGATTGCTTTGTTTATACAAATCTTTATCCGATTCTGAGATTTCAAAGCTCAAAACAGAGATGAAGTCTCGTGGTGTGGCTTATTTGAATTCGAAAGACGAAGGATTTTTATTAAGCCTTGCTTGTGCTGAGAGGCTTGAAGATCTTGATAAAGCTGCTGCAGCCGTAGCGCGATTAGGCCATAAATGCAATGATTTTGGCCTAAATCGCTTTGATCTTGTATATACGGATCTGAAGTTAGGGATAATAGATTTTGGAAAACTCGAATACGGGTCGAAAGAGATTGAAAAAAGAGTTGACAAAATGGAGAAACTGATCAATGCAACGTCAGGATTATACGCGGCGTTGGAGAATCTAACAGAATTGGAGATATCGGAACGGAAGATGAAACAATGGAAGGAAAGAAAGGCATCAGGGCAATTGCAAAAAGTTAATTTAGACATGTTTAATCAGAGACTTGAACAACAAAGGAAACAAGTTCGACAATTCAGGGAGATTTCTTTGTGGAGTCAAACGTTTGATAAAAGTGTTGGTCACATGGCACGTATTGTTTGTATAATATATGCTCGAATTTGCCTTGTTTTCGGGCCTTATATACCTGTTCTTCCATTTCTTTCATTGCGGAACATGCGTTCTTCTCAACAGAAAGAGATTCTCAAAGTCCAACCTGAGAATTGTCTGATTGAACCTATAAGGGAACAAATTATTTCGCGGTCCGGGCCTATCCCCACGACGTCGAAGCCTACATTGGTTCGATTTTATAGTCGAAAATCGATATTTTTCCTATGTGAAGACGAAGGTTTTGGGTCGGAAAAGTTGGCAAAAAACAACAGGGTGTTTCATGCAGCGGGGCCTTCGACTGTTGGAGGTTCAGGGCTCGCGTTACGTTATGCTAATGTGATCACATTAGTAGAGAAATATTCGAATCCATCTGAAGCTGTAGACGTTAATTCACGAGAAAATTTGTACCAAATGTTGCCTGGGAATTTGAAGAGAACTGTGAGGGCAAAATTGAGCAGGAATTTGAAGTGTATGGATGAGGACGAGTCGTTGGCTGAAGGGTGGAGGGATGCTTTGAAGCATATAATGGAATGGTTAGCGCCAATGGCTCATAACACTATAAATTGGCAACTCGCAAGGAATTTGGAGAAGACAAAGTTCGATATCAAGCCTTCTGTTTTGTTGCTGCAGACGCTGCATTATTCGGATAAAGAGAAGACGGAAGCTGCCATTGCTGATATTTTAGTCGGTTTGAGTTGCATTTGCAAGTGTGAGAATCGACAATGGAGTGAATCGTGA